Proteins encoded within one genomic window of Falco biarmicus isolate bFalBia1 chromosome 14, bFalBia1.pri, whole genome shotgun sequence:
- the LOC130158716 gene encoding A-kinase anchor protein 17B-like isoform X1: MPEWEERKSLLAQRRVESVRLLTVLLNHVKDFVQLASQKVDPSLGVRKDNSFPETGLKGTHQELINPHYLTHKELKRKKEFKCPLTRKSSSLCSEEGDASNYHASTCHIVRTILSDSSTAPSSDGLPGRDAHNSFGCGSLLITVTQDCRVIESLDGRDFPALNVVHTQTVSDEDGCKKPKVYETDEFIHYLLNYYQTPRYARVCLEPKSTVNKSWWKRVVSDDDSGFDICLSNKHGERFRGASPVQNLNRRNCSSDGNYRLVITIGELGSTDTVLENKAYGGRLARSLEVQRNDSLTADNLPRAGLNHSLDCTAVTHDKEFKQEGSDEGTVPYETCRSACRLKDLLEEMSDSEYFRGARSSSMKRTERRCEEIYSNCGKGCLPARAGERKLLVYLKNVTLEGQEKENSKCSFCCNAVHEDLARECEHKFKKSCKRSSSKLRHEGQKSERQSGEEERSAHKMKKKPKKFSSNLLSDECGFSEMDSCMQLESLRKIQRKYKKMFHKKVKFKTLHRTMAAPGVTPRDGSQLQGTIQSTGDDKKLMFRRDVDADVRGCSLFPLEIIQTNPCSDTFCGAEPRRGC; encoded by the exons ATGCCTgaatgggaagaaaggaaatccCTGCTAGCTCAGAGAAGAGTGGAGTCTGTCAGACTGCTTACAGTGCTGTTAAACCATGTGAAA gatTTTGTGCAGTTGGCAAGTCAAAAAGTGGATCCTTCATTGGGCGTAAGGAAGGACAATTCCTTTCCTGAAACAGGATTAAAAGGCACACATCAGGAACTGATTAACCCCCATTATCTTACACACAAAGAATTGAAACGTAAGAAAGAGTTTAAGTGCCCATTAACCAGAAAAAGTAGCAGCTTATGTAGTGAGGAAGGAGATGCGAGTAACTACCATGCATCTACTTGTCATATAGTCAGGACGATTTTAAGTGATTCCTCTACAGCCCCGAGTTCTGACGGACTGCCTGGCAGAGATGCACACAACTCCTTTGGCTGTGGATCTTTACTGATTACGGTTACGCAAGACTGCAGGGTCATCGAATCCCTCGATGGAAGGGACTTCCCAGCACTGAATGTAGTTCACACGCAGACAGTGTCTGATGAAGATGGTTGCAAAAAGCCAAAGGTTTATGAGACTGATGAATTCATCCATTATTTACTAAACTACTATCAGACACCACGCTACGCACGTGTTTGCTTAGAGCCAAAAAGCACGGTGAACAAGTCCTGGTGGAAGAGAGTGGTGTCTGATGATGATAGTGGCTTTGACATCTGCTTAAGTAACAAACATGGTGAACGCTTCAGAGGAGCGAGCCCTGTGCAAAACCTCAACAGGAGAAACTGTAGTAGCGATGGTAATTATAGACTGGTCATCACTATTGGGGAACTGGGGTCCACAGACACGGTGTTAGAAAACAAAGCCTATGGGGGTAGGCTTGCAAGAAGTTTGGAAGTGCAGAGGAATGACTCTCTCACTGCTGATAACTTACCACGTGCTGGACTGAATCATTCTTTGGATTGCACTGCTGTTACTCATGATAAGGAATTCAAACAAGAAGGTAGTGATGAAGGTACTGTACCATACGAAACATGCAGATCTGCTTGCAGGCTAAAGGATTTGTTGGAAGAGATGAGTGATTCAGAGTACTTTAGAGGGGCACGTAGCAGTTCGatgaagagaacagaaagaaggtGTGAAGAAATTTACAGCAATTGTGGCAAAGGGTGCTTGCCTGCaagagcaggggagagaaaattaCTGGTTTACCTTAAAAATGTAACTCTGGAAGgtcaagagaaggaaaacagcaaatgtAGCTTCTGTTGTAATGCTGTCCATGAGGACTTGGCAAGGGAGTGTGAACATAAGTTTAAAAAGTCGTGCAAGAGGTCTAGTAGTAAATTAAGACATGAAGGACAGAAAAGTGAGAGACAatctggggaagaggagagaagtgctcacaaaatgaagaaaaagccaaaaaagttttcttctaaTCTTTTATCTGATGAATGTGGCTTTTCAGAGATGGACAGTTGCATGCAGCTGGAGTCGCTCAGaaagatacaaagaaaatacaagaaaatgttccacaaaaaagtgaaattcaAGACCCTTCACCGCACCATGGCAGCACCAGGTGTTACCCCTCGTGATGGCTCACAACTTCAGGGGACCATCCAGAGCACAG GAGATGATAAGAAGTTAATGTTCAGAAGAGATGTGGATGCAGATGTCAGAGGATGCTCTCTATTTCCTCTTGAAATAATTCAGACAAATCCCTGCTCAGATACTTTCTGTGGAGCAGAGCCCAGAAGAGGATGTTGA
- the LOC130158716 gene encoding A-kinase anchor protein 17B-like isoform X3 — MPEWEERKSLLAQRRVESVRLLTVLLNHVKDFVQLASQKVDPSLGVRKDNSFPETGLKGTHQELINPHYLTHKELKRKKEFKCPLTRKSSSLCSEEGDASNYHASTCHIVRTILSDSSTAPSSDGLPGRDAHNSFGCGSLLITVTQDCRVIESLDGRDFPALNVVHTQTVSDEDGCKKPKVYETDEFIHYLLNYYQTPRYARVCLEPKSTVNKSWWKRVVSDDDSGFDICLSNKHGERFRGASPVQNLNRRNCSSDEMDSCMQLESLRKIQRKYKKMFHKKVKFKTLHRTMAAPGVTPRDGSQLQGTIQSTGDDKKLMFRRDVDADVRGCSLFPLEIIQTNPCSDTFCGAEPRRGC, encoded by the exons ATGCCTgaatgggaagaaaggaaatccCTGCTAGCTCAGAGAAGAGTGGAGTCTGTCAGACTGCTTACAGTGCTGTTAAACCATGTGAAA gatTTTGTGCAGTTGGCAAGTCAAAAAGTGGATCCTTCATTGGGCGTAAGGAAGGACAATTCCTTTCCTGAAACAGGATTAAAAGGCACACATCAGGAACTGATTAACCCCCATTATCTTACACACAAAGAATTGAAACGTAAGAAAGAGTTTAAGTGCCCATTAACCAGAAAAAGTAGCAGCTTATGTAGTGAGGAAGGAGATGCGAGTAACTACCATGCATCTACTTGTCATATAGTCAGGACGATTTTAAGTGATTCCTCTACAGCCCCGAGTTCTGACGGACTGCCTGGCAGAGATGCACACAACTCCTTTGGCTGTGGATCTTTACTGATTACGGTTACGCAAGACTGCAGGGTCATCGAATCCCTCGATGGAAGGGACTTCCCAGCACTGAATGTAGTTCACACGCAGACAGTGTCTGATGAAGATGGTTGCAAAAAGCCAAAGGTTTATGAGACTGATGAATTCATCCATTATTTACTAAACTACTATCAGACACCACGCTACGCACGTGTTTGCTTAGAGCCAAAAAGCACGGTGAACAAGTCCTGGTGGAAGAGAGTGGTGTCTGATGATGATAGTGGCTTTGACATCTGCTTAAGTAACAAACATGGTGAACGCTTCAGAGGAGCGAGCCCTGTGCAAAACCTCAACAGGAGAAACTGTAGTAGCGATG AGATGGACAGTTGCATGCAGCTGGAGTCGCTCAGaaagatacaaagaaaatacaagaaaatgttccacaaaaaagtgaaattcaAGACCCTTCACCGCACCATGGCAGCACCAGGTGTTACCCCTCGTGATGGCTCACAACTTCAGGGGACCATCCAGAGCACAG GAGATGATAAGAAGTTAATGTTCAGAAGAGATGTGGATGCAGATGTCAGAGGATGCTCTCTATTTCCTCTTGAAATAATTCAGACAAATCCCTGCTCAGATACTTTCTGTGGAGCAGAGCCCAGAAGAGGATGTTGA
- the LOC130158716 gene encoding A-kinase anchor protein 17B-like isoform X2, protein MPEWEERKSLLAQRRVESVRLLTVLLNHVKDFVQLASQKVDPSLGVRKDNSFPETGLKGTHQELINPHYLTHKELKRKKEFKCPLTRKSSSLCSEEGDASNYHASTCHIVRTILSDSSTAPSSDGLPGRDAHNSFGCGSLLITVTQDCRVIESLDGRDFPALNVVHTQTVSDEDGCKKPKVYETDEFIHYLLNYYQTPRYARVCLEPKSTVNKSWWKRVVSDDDSGFDICLSNKHGERFRGASPVQNLNRRNCSSDGNYRLVITIGELGSTDTVLENKAYGGRLARSLEVQRNDSLTADNLPRAGLNHSLDCTAVTHDKEFKQEGSDEEMDSCMQLESLRKIQRKYKKMFHKKVKFKTLHRTMAAPGVTPRDGSQLQGTIQSTGDDKKLMFRRDVDADVRGCSLFPLEIIQTNPCSDTFCGAEPRRGC, encoded by the exons ATGCCTgaatgggaagaaaggaaatccCTGCTAGCTCAGAGAAGAGTGGAGTCTGTCAGACTGCTTACAGTGCTGTTAAACCATGTGAAA gatTTTGTGCAGTTGGCAAGTCAAAAAGTGGATCCTTCATTGGGCGTAAGGAAGGACAATTCCTTTCCTGAAACAGGATTAAAAGGCACACATCAGGAACTGATTAACCCCCATTATCTTACACACAAAGAATTGAAACGTAAGAAAGAGTTTAAGTGCCCATTAACCAGAAAAAGTAGCAGCTTATGTAGTGAGGAAGGAGATGCGAGTAACTACCATGCATCTACTTGTCATATAGTCAGGACGATTTTAAGTGATTCCTCTACAGCCCCGAGTTCTGACGGACTGCCTGGCAGAGATGCACACAACTCCTTTGGCTGTGGATCTTTACTGATTACGGTTACGCAAGACTGCAGGGTCATCGAATCCCTCGATGGAAGGGACTTCCCAGCACTGAATGTAGTTCACACGCAGACAGTGTCTGATGAAGATGGTTGCAAAAAGCCAAAGGTTTATGAGACTGATGAATTCATCCATTATTTACTAAACTACTATCAGACACCACGCTACGCACGTGTTTGCTTAGAGCCAAAAAGCACGGTGAACAAGTCCTGGTGGAAGAGAGTGGTGTCTGATGATGATAGTGGCTTTGACATCTGCTTAAGTAACAAACATGGTGAACGCTTCAGAGGAGCGAGCCCTGTGCAAAACCTCAACAGGAGAAACTGTAGTAGCGATGGTAATTATAGACTGGTCATCACTATTGGGGAACTGGGGTCCACAGACACGGTGTTAGAAAACAAAGCCTATGGGGGTAGGCTTGCAAGAAGTTTGGAAGTGCAGAGGAATGACTCTCTCACTGCTGATAACTTACCACGTGCTGGACTGAATCATTCTTTGGATTGCACTGCTGTTACTCATGATAAGGAATTCAAACAAGAAGGTAGTGATGAAG AGATGGACAGTTGCATGCAGCTGGAGTCGCTCAGaaagatacaaagaaaatacaagaaaatgttccacaaaaaagtgaaattcaAGACCCTTCACCGCACCATGGCAGCACCAGGTGTTACCCCTCGTGATGGCTCACAACTTCAGGGGACCATCCAGAGCACAG GAGATGATAAGAAGTTAATGTTCAGAAGAGATGTGGATGCAGATGTCAGAGGATGCTCTCTATTTCCTCTTGAAATAATTCAGACAAATCCCTGCTCAGATACTTTCTGTGGAGCAGAGCCCAGAAGAGGATGTTGA